A single genomic interval of Arthrobacter sp. NicSoilB8 harbors:
- a CDS encoding aldehyde dehydrogenase family protein yields the protein MLESTLYSTETVLPQFRDVRSPYDGRVVGAVSLTEATAGEAVIETARIGARKARALSRNARGKILDGAATEIEQRHEEFAQTIVSEAGKTIRQARKEVLRAVNTLRLSAAEARRNAGEVIPFDSYEGSEDRTGWYSREPLGIIAAITPFNDPLNLVAHKIGPAIAGGNAVILKPSALTPLSAQLLTDALVSSGLPPETLTIVHGDREVAESIIRSRDVRMVSFTGGFSTGESIARTAGLKKLSMDLGGNAPVIVLDDADIENAVESCVSGAFWAAGQNCVGVQRILVAAPVYSAFRQRFLEETARLVAGDPSDERTDVGPMISPAAMQELQTKLDGALGAGAVLLSGNVKDGNVLQPTVLEAVPADSRLWKEEVFGPVVMLHKFTTFEEAIDVANAIEFSLHAGIFTDSLARAMDAARKLEAGGVMINDSSDYRFDGMPFGGAKYGSMGREGVHFAYEEMTQPKVICIKN from the coding sequence ATGCTTGAGTCCACACTGTATTCGACGGAAACCGTGCTGCCGCAGTTCCGAGACGTCAGGAGCCCCTACGACGGCAGGGTGGTCGGCGCGGTTTCGCTGACCGAAGCCACCGCCGGCGAAGCCGTGATTGAAACAGCCCGCATCGGCGCCCGGAAAGCACGGGCGCTGTCCCGCAATGCCCGCGGGAAGATACTCGACGGCGCCGCAACAGAGATCGAGCAGCGCCACGAGGAGTTCGCGCAAACCATTGTGTCTGAGGCCGGGAAAACGATCCGCCAGGCCCGGAAGGAAGTACTGCGGGCGGTCAACACGCTCCGCCTCTCCGCTGCCGAAGCGCGCCGAAACGCAGGCGAAGTCATCCCCTTTGACTCGTACGAGGGCTCAGAGGACCGGACCGGGTGGTACTCCCGCGAACCCTTGGGCATCATTGCCGCGATCACTCCGTTCAACGACCCCCTCAACCTGGTGGCTCACAAGATCGGCCCGGCCATCGCCGGAGGAAACGCCGTGATCCTCAAACCCTCGGCCCTGACTCCGCTGTCAGCCCAGCTGCTCACGGACGCCCTCGTCAGCTCCGGTCTCCCGCCGGAGACCCTCACGATTGTTCACGGCGACCGGGAAGTGGCCGAGTCAATCATCAGGTCCCGGGACGTAAGAATGGTGTCCTTCACCGGGGGGTTCTCCACGGGTGAGAGTATCGCCCGCACCGCAGGTCTGAAGAAGCTTTCGATGGATCTCGGTGGAAACGCACCCGTGATCGTCCTGGACGATGCCGACATCGAGAACGCGGTGGAATCCTGCGTCTCCGGAGCGTTTTGGGCCGCCGGACAGAACTGCGTGGGAGTGCAGCGGATCCTCGTAGCCGCCCCGGTATACAGCGCGTTCCGCCAGCGCTTCCTGGAGGAAACGGCGCGGTTGGTTGCCGGAGATCCATCGGATGAACGGACGGATGTCGGGCCCATGATCAGCCCCGCCGCCATGCAGGAGCTCCAGACGAAGCTGGACGGGGCCCTCGGTGCCGGCGCTGTCCTGCTCTCAGGCAATGTCAAGGACGGCAATGTGCTTCAGCCGACCGTCCTGGAAGCCGTCCCGGCGGACAGCAGGCTGTGGAAGGAGGAGGTTTTCGGGCCGGTGGTGATGCTTCATAAATTCACCACTTTCGAAGAGGCCATCGACGTCGCCAACGCCATCGAGTTCAGTCTCCATGCGGGCATATTCACCGACTCCCTGGCCAGGGCCATGGATGCGGCCCGCAAGCTCGAAGCAGGCGGCGTCATGATTAACGATTCCTCTGACTACCGGTTCGACGGCATGCCGTTCGGTGGGGCCAAGTACGGGAGCATGGGCCGGGAGGGCGTCCATTTCGCGTATGAGGAGATGACGCAGCCAAAGGTCATTTGCATCAAGAACTGA
- a CDS encoding homoserine dehydrogenase: protein MTTYDIALIGFGGVNRTLAELIATRGETLHTELGFGLRVVAITDLRLGSLVQAEGIDLSIPLNLGGGGETFAEYGGSADTNNESVIRNCTADIICEATFTNPDDGEPAVSHVRWALESGKSVCTTNKGPVALRGAELTSLAEQNGVHFEFEGAVMSGTPVIRLAKKMFAGLKLKGFEGILNGTSNYVLGRMEAGLDFEAAISEAQELGYAEANPSADIEGYDVQLKVLILANELLDAGMELQDVQRQGISAVTPENIRKAAREGRRWKLVGSARRNLDGSVTAGVSPVALPLDHGLAGISGATNAVSFDTDLLGAVTVSGPGAGRVETAYALLSDIIAMHAVRTGAAANA from the coding sequence ATGACCACCTACGACATTGCGCTGATCGGCTTCGGCGGCGTCAACCGGACACTGGCCGAACTGATCGCAACACGCGGCGAGACACTTCATACCGAGCTGGGCTTCGGCCTGCGGGTCGTGGCCATCACCGACCTGCGCCTCGGCTCCCTGGTCCAGGCTGAGGGCATCGACCTTTCCATCCCCCTCAATCTGGGTGGTGGCGGCGAAACCTTCGCCGAATACGGCGGATCCGCGGACACCAATAACGAATCCGTTATCCGCAACTGCACCGCTGACATCATCTGCGAGGCCACGTTCACGAATCCCGACGACGGCGAGCCGGCAGTCTCGCACGTGCGATGGGCGCTCGAATCCGGCAAGAGCGTCTGCACCACGAACAAAGGCCCCGTTGCCCTCCGTGGCGCTGAGCTGACCTCCCTGGCCGAACAGAACGGCGTGCACTTCGAGTTCGAGGGTGCCGTTATGAGCGGCACTCCCGTCATTCGCCTGGCCAAGAAGATGTTCGCGGGGCTGAAGTTGAAGGGTTTCGAAGGCATTCTCAACGGCACCAGCAACTATGTGCTCGGGCGGATGGAAGCCGGACTGGACTTTGAAGCGGCCATCAGCGAGGCGCAGGAACTCGGCTATGCCGAGGCAAACCCCTCAGCAGACATTGAGGGCTACGACGTTCAGCTCAAGGTCCTCATCCTCGCCAACGAACTGCTTGACGCAGGCATGGAACTCCAGGACGTTCAGCGGCAGGGGATTTCAGCTGTGACGCCGGAGAATATCCGGAAGGCAGCCCGCGAGGGCCGCCGATGGAAGCTCGTCGGTTCTGCAAGGCGGAACCTGGACGGGTCAGTGACAGCAGGCGTATCCCCCGTAGCACTCCCCCTCGACCACGGGCTGGCCGGCATTTCAGGCGCAACCAATGCCGTGTCCTTCGACACCGACCTTCTGGGGGCAGTAACTGTCTCAGGACCGGGAGCCGGCCGCGTGGAAACCGCATACGCCCTGCTCTCCGACATCATCGCCATGCACGCCGTCCGGACGGGAGCAGCTGCAAATGCTTGA
- a CDS encoding amino acid permease, whose amino-acid sequence MEPSTPVQLEPQPIIPPSTDSGLRRSMGARHLVMIAMGGVIGSGLFLSSGYTISQAGPLGAVVAYLIGAFVVYLVMACLGELAIAYPVSGAFHIYAARSIGPATGFVTAWLYWLCWAVAIGSEFTASGLLMQRWFPGVEVWVWCVIFASVLFGFNAISSKFFGESEFWFAIVKVGAIVVLIVLGGAALFGVHPLSEGANHPFMLENFNTSGGLFPNGFAGVLVTALAVFYAFSGSELIGVAAGETADPATSIPKAMRSTVIRLLIFFVGAIAVIAATIPFEQVGLDESPFVTVFSSIGIPFAADIMNFVIITALLSAGNSGLFSCARMLYSLADEGHAPRALKKLTRRGIPMIALSVSMLGGLASLISSVVAPETVYLALVSVAGFAVVGVWMSITASHFFHRRSFVRKGGDVAALPYKAPLFPLVPILAFSLCLISLIGIAYDPNQVAALYFGVSFVGACYAYFYFKYGRKARESQLS is encoded by the coding sequence ATGGAACCGTCAACACCTGTCCAGCTGGAACCACAGCCCATAATTCCCCCGTCGACCGATTCCGGGCTCCGGCGGTCTATGGGGGCACGGCATCTGGTCATGATCGCCATGGGTGGGGTGATCGGTTCCGGGCTGTTCCTTAGCTCGGGCTACACCATTTCCCAAGCCGGGCCACTCGGGGCCGTCGTCGCTTATCTCATCGGTGCCTTCGTTGTGTACCTGGTAATGGCCTGCCTCGGCGAACTTGCCATCGCGTATCCGGTCTCAGGCGCCTTCCACATCTACGCTGCGAGGTCGATCGGGCCGGCCACCGGCTTCGTCACGGCCTGGCTCTACTGGCTCTGTTGGGCAGTGGCCATCGGATCGGAGTTCACTGCCTCAGGCCTCCTGATGCAGCGCTGGTTCCCCGGGGTCGAGGTCTGGGTCTGGTGCGTCATCTTCGCCTCGGTCCTCTTCGGCTTCAACGCCATTTCCTCGAAGTTCTTCGGCGAGTCTGAATTCTGGTTTGCCATCGTCAAGGTCGGCGCCATCGTGGTCCTCATCGTTCTCGGCGGCGCGGCGCTCTTCGGAGTTCACCCGCTTAGCGAGGGGGCCAACCACCCGTTCATGCTGGAGAACTTCAACACATCCGGCGGCCTCTTCCCGAACGGCTTCGCCGGCGTCCTCGTCACTGCTCTGGCCGTCTTCTACGCCTTCTCAGGCTCTGAACTCATCGGCGTGGCGGCAGGCGAAACAGCTGACCCTGCCACCAGCATCCCGAAAGCGATGCGCAGCACAGTCATCCGCCTGCTGATCTTCTTCGTCGGGGCGATCGCCGTCATCGCCGCTACCATCCCGTTCGAGCAGGTCGGACTGGATGAAAGCCCGTTCGTGACGGTCTTCTCATCCATAGGCATTCCTTTTGCCGCCGACATCATGAACTTCGTCATCATCACCGCCCTCCTCTCCGCCGGAAACAGCGGTCTCTTCTCCTGCGCACGGATGCTTTACTCCCTTGCCGACGAGGGGCACGCGCCGCGGGCGCTAAAGAAACTGACCCGACGCGGGATCCCCATGATCGCGTTGTCAGTAAGCATGCTCGGAGGCCTGGCATCTCTCATCAGCAGCGTCGTCGCACCTGAAACGGTCTACCTGGCGCTCGTTTCGGTGGCAGGATTCGCCGTCGTCGGGGTCTGGATGTCTATCACCGCCTCGCACTTTTTCCACAGGAGGTCCTTCGTCAGGAAGGGCGGCGATGTTGCTGCCCTTCCGTACAAAGCGCCGCTGTTCCCGCTGGTGCCGATCCTGGCCTTCTCGCTCTGCCTTATTTCGCTCATCGGCATCGCCTACGACCCGAACCAGGTCGCAGCCCTCTATTTTGGAGTCTCTTTTGTTGGCGCCTGCTATGCCTACTTCTATTTCAAGTACGGACGCAAGGCGCGCGAAAGCCAGTTGTCCTAA